Part of the Phycisphaerae bacterium genome, CCAACTAAGTCGGTCCCGATTCTGGAGGCTGAAAAATGTTCTTGCCCGGATTTCTCCCCATCAACCTGCTGATCGATGGCCTGTTCGGCTCGGTACTGGGATTGCTGTTTATTCCGTCGCTGATCTCGTTTGGCGTGACATCGCTGATGAGCCTGTTTCAGATTTTCTTCCCGGCGGAGATGCCTGCCGTGACCGCCTGAGGCTCGGCAGCATCTTCCATATCGACGCGACGAGCGGCGAGTGTTTCGCTGACTGTGTGCTAGAACTGGCTTTCAAGCACACTCTTGGTCAGGGTATTGGCCCAGACCTCGCCGGTGTCGGGATTGTAGCACCAGCCGCCGTCAGAGCCGACGATTGTCCCGCTTGTCTCACCTGTCGCATCGACGACATTGTTCTTCGTTGCGCCGCCATCAAATGGATTGTCCGGCACACCGTCGCGCAGGATCGTTCCGGCCGTTTCCAGTTCGGTGATGGTTGGAAATCGCGCGACCGCCCCGCCGGCATCGGTGGTCGACCATGCGCGGAAATTCGCGATGCCGGCGCGCATCGCGCCGACCGCGCCTTTGCATGTGGATTTCATGGCGTCAATCTTGTAATCCAGGAACATGGGCACCGCGACGACCGACAGAATCCCGATGATGACAATCACCGTCACCAGTTCAATCAGCGTGAACGCGTGATTGCGCGTCCACGCCGGCCTGTGATGTCCACCCGGTTGCTTCATCGGTTTGCACCCTTCCTTGCTCGACGCGGCTCAGGCGATTTGACCAGAAACTCACCGGTCGAATTGCTCGGGTCTAGGTGCTCTCGGCTCCGTCGCATCGACCACGCCATGCGATTCGGACAATCCCCGGGCGGCGGCGCGAGGCCGACGTCGATTAAGCGATCCCGCGCCCACGTCGCGCAATTGCGACCGCCGCGCCAATCTCCAACTTGGTAAGGCATCCGGCTGTGTCGGCGGATCGAGCTTTCAAGCAGCCTCGCCGTGAGTGGGCAGACCCGATACGTCAGAACGTAATCGTAAGCGTGCGCAGAATCGTCGACCGCAATGCCTTGCGTTGGTGCCGAAAGCGGCCAGAGATAGTCCGACAGGCCGTGGTCATCGACATCCGTGCGGAAGCCAACACACGTCGCGCCGACG contains:
- a CDS encoding prepilin-type N-terminal cleavage/methylation domain-containing protein — translated: MKQPGGHHRPAWTRNHAFTLIELVTVIVIIGILSVVAVPMFLDYKIDAMKSTCKGAVGAMRAGIANFRAWSTTDAGGAVARFPTITELETAGTILRDGVPDNPFDGGATKNNVVDATGETSGTIVGSDGGWCYNPDTGEVWANTLTKSVLESQF